GTTGTGAAACTGATAGAGCAAAACCATAACCCCTTTTCTTTCCTAGGCCCACCAGCTGCTGATGGAGGTGCTGACATCACAGAGTACATCCTAGAGATGGCAAGCTCTGAGCAGGAGGAACGCAGACAGGTGTACCAGGGTCTGGCAGCTGAACATGTGGTGAACAATCTGCTTCCAGGGAGGACGTACTGCTTCTGGATACGAGCAGCCAATAAAGTTGGGGTAACCACTGTGCTCCTAAGAGCCACTCTCTTCTTCAGTGGTGATACTGTTGCCTCCCAAACCTGATCATGTTGTGTGGCTTCCATCTCCTGTTGTAGTTCTGTTGAAGGAGCAACGTTTCTTACAGCATAACAGAATAGAAGATTCAGTAAGTTAGGGCTGAAGGAAGGACTGAATGTCCCTGAGCAAGGAGATGTTCATTGTGTAGCACAATTCTTTTGTCCCTTACTGGATTTTTGTCAGCAACAAATGTCCCAGGCTAGTGCTGGACACTCTCTTGCTCCTGTTAGTCCTTTCTCTGATGGCAGTGGCAGCGTTTCTGGCTGTGAATAGCCACTGAAAAGTTTGTGCCTTGAGAAATTGCCTCCTGGTTTACAACGGGTATAGACTCTGTGGCTTGTGGTGTGGGAATAGCGTTGTGTAGAGAGAGGTGTGTTCAAATAATGCCAGGTTTGAACAAGGCTGGGATAAATGTTGGttgcagcaaagcctgtctgaaagagtacccagctgctcctggaagCCAGATCCTAactagaaggaaaggaaagagtggGAGGATTACAGCTGTCCTGTAGGCACAGAGCCAGTTCAgaagctacctgaaaggaattTTAAACGAGGCTGTGAAGCTAAGCACTGAAGTCTTCTATTTATTTCTCCATCAAGTTAAAAATACTTTGTTTTCTTCAGCTCTTGTGCACCGtgttttgctctgctgctgtggctggattCATGCAGTTGTGTTCTCTTACAGTTTGGCCCCCACTCAGACAAAGCAGAGGTCTCAACTGCTCCAGGACCCCCTGATCAATGCTGTAAACCCCTGATAACTTGTAAAAGTGCAACTTGTGCTGTGGTTTCCTGGGAGGTAGGTGTTTGTGATGTTCAGTGAGATCAGTAGCTGTCTTCTGGAGTTGTTAGAGAGATGTGTATGATGCAGAGAACATGGAAAGGGTAACGAGGTGGAGTAGAAGCAGAGTATTTAACCCATTTCTTTATAGAGGTTGGTGAAGTTCCACCTTAATAAATGAGGTGACATTTAGTCCTCCTCGTGGTGTGGTAACTGCTATTCCCCATATTTTGTTCATGCAGATGGTGGGAGGTTGTGAGTCGCTCGGAGTTCTGCTCTGAACTGTGGTGGTGTGTGTCTAGCTAGAAACCTTTTAACAAACCCAACCTCAAGTCAGCTGTGGTGGAGAAGCCCCCAGGTTTCAACCCCAGTGCTTCCAGTGTCTCTGTTCAGTGTTACAAGCTTCACTTGTGTGGTGAACCTGTGTGTGCAACAGCTGAAAGAAAACATATCCCTTTCCCCACAGAGCCCTGCGTGCAATGGTGCAGACATCAGCGAATACAGAGTGGACTGGGGGCAGGTGGAGGGATCCATGCACATCATTTACACCGGCCCTGGCCACAGCTATGAAGTGAAAGGTCTCACACCTGCAACCACCTATTACTGCAGAGTCCAGGTAGGAAAGGCCTTTTGCTGCATGTTCCTGAGCAAATGaacaagtgcaggcagtgagaAGAAAAACTTCACCTTAGAGATTACTAAAATCCTGAACTCTCATCTCctaggagctgggggtgtgcagcctggaaaagctcagggcaaacctcattgctgtctgcagctacctgaagggaggctgtagccaggtggggttgggctctgctgccaggcaagcagcaacagaagaaggttgggctctgctgccaggcaagcagcaacagaagaaggggacagagtctcaagttgtgccaggggaggtctgggctggatgttaggaggaagttgttggcagagagagtgattggcattggaatgggctgcccagggaggtggtggagtcaccatccctggaggtgttgaagccaagcctggctggggcagttagtgccatggtctggttgattgtctagggctgggtgctaggttggactggatgagcttggagctctcttccaacctgcttgattctatgattctaatgacttctagcagcagcagcatggccagcagcaccatAGCAGAAATTGTCCTCtggtacttggcactggtgaggctgcatctcaaatactgggttcagttttgggcctctcacccCAAGAAggactgaggtgctggagcagagaagggcaacaaagctggtaaagggtctggaTCACAAATCtcatgaagagcagctgagggacttgggcttgtttagcctggagaaaaggaagctcaggggagacctcactctctacagctccctgaaaggagtttggagccaagtgggtgtcagtctcttctgccaggtaacaagtgacaggacaagaggaaatggtctcaaattgcaccaggggaagtttaggttggacatgaggaaaaatttcttaaCTGAAAGAATGGTAaagctttggaacaggctgctcagggcaatggtggagtctccatccctggaaggggtGAAGGGgcatgctgaggggcatggtttagtggtgacctggcagtgctgggttaatagttggactcagccttggaggtcttttccaacctgtatgACTAATGCTGTGTGGAAGATAATTGCACTCTTCCTCCTGTCCAGGTCCCCTCCTTGACTACCTGTTCCTAGCCATGAAAcgcagctctgctgcaaacaCTTTGCCGTGCTCACCTTTTCTGTGGGACATTTGCATTCCCTTGTCAATGGCTTTCAGTAAGGTGCAGAATGCAGGGAGGTAGCTGTGACCATCTGGTGAGGAAGATGCAGGTTGGTGAGCAGTCCATGGTCTGTCTTTCAGGCTGTGAACGCGGCCGGAGCGGGGCTGTTCGGTGAGACTGGAGTGGTGACCACCCCTGCGGCAGTGCCCGCGGCAGTGtcggtgctgcagctgcttgagGAAGATCAAGTGGAGATTCCTTTTCCTTTATCCACGTGCCTTGCAATCCAGTGGGAAGAACCAAGTTGTCACGGGTCAGAGATCACTGGCTACAACATAGAGTACGGGGAGAAGCAGCTTGTAGCTGTTGGAAGAAGTACCAGCCATGTTCTTGAGAACCTGCTGCCTGACACTCTCTACAGGTAATAATCGTTTCGTTCTGAGCCTGCAGCTGTAGGATTTTCAGTCAGCAGCCTTGAAGGTGGTGCTTACATTGCTCATTCAGAATGTTGGCCTGATTCTCTACAACTCCAGAAAtaccccaaccaaaaccaaattgTCATCTCCAGAACTAGGCCATGGTGGTTTGGTGGTGGGAGTTGAGATTTCTGTGCTAAGAGGAATGTTCCGGCTCACAGCCTAGGCTTTATTTCAAAGTTTCTGGGTTTAgagttttctcttctgaagCAATGTGTACAGTGGGGTGATCAGTAGCTCAGCAAAAGAGAATCAGTGTACAGACAAGAgtggagcagctgctctggttAGGTCCTTCACCTGAGTTGGGTGAATCCTAGCTGTCATGCAGACTgaaactgagagcagccctgcagaaaaggacttcagggtgctgctgggtgagaagctgaacatgagccagcaatgggcacttgcagcccagaaggcaaatggcagcctgggctgcatccaaagcagcgtggccagagatggagagaggggatcctgcccctctgctctgctcgcaggagccctcacctgcagggctgtgtgcagctctggagccttcaacacagggaggacatggacctgctggagctgttccaggggagggccatgaaaatgatcagggggctggaacacctctgctataaggtcaggctgagggagctgggagtgttcagcctggagaagagaaggcttcaggatgACCTAATAGAAGCCTGctagcacctgaagggggctacaagaaggctgcagagggactgtttgcaaaggcctgcagggacagaatgagggagaatggtttggaaggagagaagagcagattgagattggatgtgaggatcAAGTTCTTGGAGGGTGGtgtaacactgcagcaggttgcccaggaaggtagttgaggcctcatccctggagctattcaaggtcaggctctgagcaacctgctctagtggaggacatccctgctgagtgtaggggggttggactagataacctttggaggtcccttccaacccaaaccattctatgctgcttttcttcctttattaAAGCATAGTTCAGTGTCAGTAAGAGACAAACCAAACCACTCAGGTGGCTGTGCAGGACTTGGGCATTTGCTCAGTGAGCAGAATTGTTCAGTGGACCTGAACAATGCTGAGAAACTCTAGAGCTTCCTTATGTGGCAGACAACAGAATTGTGTTGCCTTGTTTTGGAGCAGATTACTTCTACAGTTAATTTCAAACTGCATTTTCATTGCTCCATTGTTGGAGTTTTAACTCTTGCTTTATTCCCTACTGTTCATTACCTACCATGGCCAATGGCCAGGCCCAAACAGTGGTGGtcagtggagttaaatccagctggcagctggtcacTGGTGGccagtggagttaaatccagctggcagctggtcacTGGTGGTCAGTGGAGTTAAACCCAGCTGGCAACTGGTCACTGGTGGTCAGTGGAGTTAAATTCAGCTGGCAACTGGTCACTGGTGGtcagtggagttaaatccagctggcagctggtcactggtggtcagtggagttaaatccagctggcaacTGGTCACTGGTGGtcagtggagttaaatccagctggcagctggtcacaGGTGGgattccccagggctcagtgctggggcctcTTCTCTTTtgtatctttatcaatgatgaAGGGATCAAGGGCACTCTCaatcagtttgcagatgacactaagacAAGCAGGAGTGTTGATCTGGTAGGAAGGCTGAGGGCTGCTTTCTTTAACTCCTTTgaaagaggttggagtgagctgGGTCTTTTATTCAATTAAGAAATGATAAGGTGAGAGGGAACAACCTCAAGTTGTTGcaagagtggtttaggttggacatgaggaacagtttctttcaggaaagggttgtcaaggcctggaaggGGCTACCCTGAGCAGTGGTgtaatcaccatccctggagatacttaaAGGCTGtgtggaggtggtgctgagggacatggttttatGGTGGACTTGGTTACTgattggaatggatgatcctggaggtctttcaggtcttttccagcctaaacaattcaGTGTTGTTGTGATTTTTGAGTGCATTAACCATGTCACTGCTCTTCTCACATCTCTAGAATCAGAATACAGGCCACAAACAGCTTGGGAGCTGGGCCCTTCAGTCATTCCATTAAAGCCAAAACGAAACCACTACCTCCTGACCCTCCTCATCTTGAATGTGTGGTCTTCAGCTACCAGAGCCTTAAACTCAAATGGGGAGAAGGGCCAAACAGAGCTTTAATTACCAACCCTACACAGTTCAACCTGCAGATGGAGGACAGGTTTGGCAGGTGAGATACTCAGAAGGTCGTTGCTGCTTTACAATGAGTTTTTAAGATGTTTTAATCATCCTCACTTCTGTTTGCACCAGTGACTGATTTGACCATCACAAGGTTTGCCTCCTAGTTTGCATTTTTCTATCCCATCTTTCAACCAGCAACACTGTTGGTAGCTGTTCCACTTATAATTACTAATTGCTGGTTAAACAGTCATAGCTCACTGTCTTCTCTGGCACTTTCTTTGGGCTTTGAATATTCTAAATAGAGACCAGTTTGCATGTGAGAAAGGTGGGGTTGACAGCTGTCCTCTTAACGTGACATTCCAACTTACCTGGTATGAAAAGGATTCTTCTCTGGATTGAAATCAACTTTGGCCATGTAGTTTCCTTAGTAGCTGTGTCTAGATGTAGCTCAGTGCCTCGACAGGTTGAGTGAGTGCTCCATGAATGTTAATCAAGACTTTCACCAGTATGGATGGGGTTTGCTGCTGATTTCAGGCACACCATGAACTGTCAGTGACAAAGGAGCAGAGCTCAAACTGCTCCTGGGTCACCAGAACTTACTGTCATTTCTTTGTGCTGCAGTTAGGTATGAAAGCATTTGCCAGTGCTGACAGTGACTGCTGACTGCTTCTGGCTGGTGTCTGACTGACAGATCTGTGACTGCTGAGTGCTTCTGGTTGGTGTCTGACTGACAGATCTGTGACTGCTGAGTGCTTCTGGCTGGTGTCTGACTGACAGATCTGTGACTGCTGAGTGCTTCTGGCTGGTGTCTGACTGACAGATCTGTGACTGCTGAGTGCTTCTGGCTGGTGTCTGACTGACAGATCTGTGCCTGCTGAGTGCTTCTGGTTGGTGTCTGACTGACAGATCTGTGACTGCTGAGTGATCCTGGTCTGTGTCTGACTGACAGATCTGTGACTGCTGAGTGCTTCTGGTTGGTGTCTGACTGACAGATCTGTGACTGCTGAGTGCTTCTGGTTGGTGTCTGACTGACAGATCTGTGACTGCTGAGTGCTTCTGGCTGGTGTCTGACTGACAGATCTGTGACTGCTGAGTGATCCTGGCTGGTGTCTGACTGACAGATCTGTGCCTGCTGAGTGATCCTGGTCTGTGTCCTGTCTGCTTTCCCTGCAGGTTTGTTACAGTCTATAACGGTGCCTGTCACACGTACAAGGTTCAGCGCCtcagtgaatccaccacctaCTATTTTAGAATCCAAGCCTACAACGATGCTGGAGAGGGAGCATTTTCTGAAGTTTATGCTTTCACTACAACCAAGTCTCCACCTGCATCTCTTAAAGGTGAGCTTCCACCATGCTAGAAACGTCTGTAAGCCCAACAACTTGcccatgagcctgcagtgtgccctggcagcccagaaggccaagggtgTTTTGGAGTGTGGCTATCAGGTAAAGGGAAGttatcctcctctcctctgctttgctctgctgaggccacatctggagtgttgggtccagttctggtttcctcagttcaagagagacaaaactactggaaagggtccaggggaggccacaaagatgctgaagagactaaagcatctctgtgatgacaaaaggctgagagctctggggctgttcagcctggagaagagcaacctgagggtgggatctgatcaatgccaaGCAAGAGCTAAAGTACTGGGGGCAAgcagatggggccagactccttccagtggtgcctagtgacaggacaaggggcagcaggcacaaactgaaacccaggaggttccatctacccatgaaaacaagaacatctGTAGAGACCACTGCTCTCTTTCTAAAATCACTTCCTTTTTCCCCCAGCACCCAAAGCAACTCAGCTGGAAGAAAACACTTATGAAATCACATGGGAACCTCTACAGCCCATGAAAGGAGATTCCATTGTTTACATCCTTCAgcttgctgctgggagagagtttGATCAGGTACCTTCTGCTCAACATCAGCAACTTGAGAGGTTTTCACTTGGAAACAGTACTGCCAAAAAAGAGATGTGTTTGAAGGCTGAAGATGTGTTTGATGCTTGTGGCAGGGATGTTTCTCCTTTGGGCAAGGGACTCGATTTACAGTCCTGACTCCCAGGGTGCTCCATTAAAAGCAAGTTAAACCCATTTTATCCTGTTCTCCCAGCATGTCCCAGGGCTCCTTTGATTGTTAACCCTTACAGTCTTTGTTAGTCAATTTGCAGCACTGAGGGACAACAAATGTGCAAAGAGAGAATtcacaaggctggggaggggcctggagcacagccctgtgaggagaggctgagggagctggaggtgtgcagcctgcagaagaggaggctcagggcagacctcattgctgtctacaactccctgaagggggttggtctcttctgccaggtaaccagcaacagaagaaggggacacagtctcaagctgtgccagggcaggtctaggctggatgttaggaagaagttgttgtcagagagagtgattggcattggaatgggctgcccagggaggtggtggagtcactgtgcctggaggtgttgaagccaagcctggctggggcacttagtgccatggtctggttgattggccagggctgggtgctaggttgggctggctgagcttggaggtctcttccaacctgggcgattctatgattctgttttgttCAGAGCTTCCCAGTCCAAGCCTGTCAAGTGTGGGGCActgcaggaagctttgaatcATCCACAAGAAAAATGACCTAGGAATTCTTCAGAAATAAAAGCtgagactcatggaatcatagaatgctctgggttggaagtgacctccagaggtcatctagttcagccCCCTCTGAAGTCAGCAGAGGGGCATCATCAACTAGAtcgggttgcccagagcccttgaatatctccagggatggggccccaaccacctccctgggcagccctttccagtgtTCCTTCACCCTCGTGGTGCAGAACCTGTCCCATTGATTTGGCctgaagagcaggagctgagcagtgcccagccctgcgtGCTGGTGGCGCCGAGCGGAAGGTGCCCGGCGCTGCTGCCAGGTGAACCCCGCTGAAgtgcctctctcctcctccgACCAGGTGTACAAGGGACCGGAGACCTCCTTCCGCCTGCCGACCTTGCAGACAAACTGTGAATACCGAGTCAGAGTCTGCGCTGGCCGCCAGGCCCAGGActctgctggagcacaggagctgtaCGGCCCTTACAGCCCCAGCACAGTGTTCTCAtctcagaggcaggagctggcccCGCCGTGCGCCGACCCCACTGCCGAGCTGGCCGAGAGCAAGCAGACCTTGCGTGAGGAGCGCCTGATCGCCGTGGTGCTGCTCTGCGGCTTCGCCGTGGTCGCCATCCTCTTCGCCGTCGTCATCCAGTACTTTGTCATCAAGTAGGGGAGGGCCTCCCTGGGCgctcagctctctctctgcaggagctaCTTGGGGTTATTTATGGTTAGTTCTAATGAAAAGTCCTAGCTGGAGATGTGTCCTGAGGCGCATCTCCGCtcgtgctgcttgcctgacggCGAGGCTGGGCGGGCAGATCCTTTCCAAATCCCGAGCAGAGATTTCTTGTAGGAAGGGCAATCCTGGGGCCTCTATAATCAGGGTGAGCTGTTAATTGGACAGCACAGAAACTGCCTTACGGCGTGCGCGGGGCTGTGCACCTGCCCTTCCTCTCCCCCAGTTCAAAGCGGCGCCCTCTGGGCCGCGGGGGAGAGAGAAGGCATCGACCAGAGCGAGTCCTTTTCCAGTCCAGCTAGAGCAGTGGTTTAATCAGGTCTCATTGTAGTTTGGTGTagacaaagcacagcagcacagatgctTCGGCTTAGAGCATTCCTAGAGCATACCAGGTTCAATATACCGTAGAGGGCCGGCAGAGCATTGGCGTAGCGCTAGCACTGCTTCAGTTATCCTAATCTTCTGGATCCAGTAATCAGCAGTTCAGGTGTTGGAGTCGAGGGTGCCCAGCGCGTTGAGAGCCTTCCCTGAGGCTCCAGACGAGACCTCAGCAGGAGGTGACTTagctagagcagagcaggtgctgctgcagaaggggcTCCCCGCAGGCTGCCGAACGCAAATGCTTTCTGCTGCCGGGGAGCAGCTCTTGGCCCAATCCACATTTCACTCTCAGTGCCTGAGAGGAAAGTAATttcctgtgctgcccagggcaatcTTCGCAGCGCTTGCAGCAAAGCACAGGGATTGTCTTTAAGGAGAACGAGTGCATTTATGATAAATGTGACACTATTTGGCTCAAACTGAGCAAACCTTTTTTTGTACTATTGTTAACCTACAAAGTTCCCACTGCTTTTTTTGGATGCCCTTCCAACTTCAGCTGGCTTAGCCGAGAACTCTTTTTAGCTCCCCTTCCCAGGGCGTTTTAACCGAGTCGCTACCCCAGCGGTAGCAGCCTCTCACATTCCAGTTGTTTCCAGGATGGGAATGTTTTCCACCTGCTATGGACTGTTCTGAAACTCGTCCTCTTtttcctgggggggggggtggttttGGGGGGTGGCGGGAGAGGGGATACTGTGCACTACAAACGACTTCTGCCTGGTTAAATCCActtggaggctgcaggggagaaACCCACAGCTGGGTCGCCACAGCTGACTTCAGAGCAAACACTTCACCAGCTGGAATTCCCAACTTCCCAATGCGTTTGGAGCTGACATAGGTAGGTTTAGAGTATTCCACAAAGACCGTGGCTGCTCTTTTGTGTGAGTCAAGAGCAAtgcactggcagtgctgcaggcttgaAGCGTTGCCCCTGGTTCATCGCTGGTAGGGTCATTCTTTCTCCTGTGGCAGTCGGTGAGTTGTGTTGCAGTTGTGTTCCAGATGtggggaaggggtgggggaggaggaacAACAACCCCTAATTGACACCCTAGCATCATTTAAAACGCTCCTTCAAAAGTAGATTTAAGGTGCAATCTGAAATTCAGTCCTTTTCCAACAGTCCTCTGCCTTTTTGTACTCTATTTATTTTGATTTCAGAAGtcctggagaggaaaaaataacgaccagaaacaagaaacaaacacaaaaattgTATGTTTGAATGTATTGTTCTACTTGTAGCAGAACTTTAATCATTTCTGATGTGATAGAAATCTCTCcctccagctctggaaagaGTTTTATACAGATATTAGTCTTTAGTTTGCAGAAGAGTTTACAATctctcttgattttttttttctcttcctcttcataGCCTCCTTTTAGCAAATCGAGACTGCCTGCAGCAAACCTCTGTGTGGCCAAAGGGTTAACTTCTCTGACCCTGAGAAGGGAGTTTGTTGAGGTTCCTTTGGCAATAACACTTCTGATCGTTTTGAATTAGGGTTGCAGAGTAACTACTAACTGAGTCGCAGCTcctgaaaagcaaaaggaagttCCTTCTTTTGTGTGATTGCCACAAAGTTCTTGTTGCCAGACAACACCCAGGGTGAGCTACCAGCAGTGCAGGCCTTACCATCAGCTGTTACCATTCCACAACCATGTACCCTCGTGGCATTAATTCATGTAGTAGGTATCTTCAGTTTTCTTGTATTGTTAATTTTTGAGGTATCTCAAACTTATGTTAAAACTGCCATGCATTGTATTACTAAATTGTAACTATCAAATAGATAATATATTTAATACAGCCAATAAATAATACAAATGTATTCAGATTTGGCCCCCGGGGTGGtttctgggggggtggtggttgtGGATTTTAATCTTAACTTGGCAGCAGtcaagggctatgaggatgatgatgggactggagcactgcctgatgaagagaggctgagggacctggggctgtttagtctggagaagagaagactgagaggggattgaatcaatgtttataaacatctgagggatggggatcaggagtggggggaaaggctctgctcacttgctcataggacaaggagcaatggatggaagctgcagcacaggaggttccagctcaacacaaggaacttctttcctggaagggtcccaaagcactggcacaggctgcccagagaggttgtggagtctccttctctggaggctttcaaggcctgtctggatgtgttgcagtgtgccctgagctagattgtgtggtgctgctgtggcaggagggttggactcaatgatctctttgggtcccttccaacccctgacatcctgtgactccacaacctctctgggcagcttggtccAGGAAAAAAGTTTTACCTCCTTGTTcagaggaacctcctggattccactttgtgcccattgccctttgtcctgtcactgggcaccattgaCAAGACTCTACCCCCCTCGGCTTGCTCCTGTTTAGATCTCCATCAGCATTGTGCAGATCTCCACTTGGCCTTTCCTGGTCAGGTAGATGCTTCAGTCTTCTTATGCTTGTAgcctccagtagttccctgtctttcttgaactggacccagtactccaatACTCACTGGgacagaggagaccttatagtgaccttccaccatctgaagggggcctacaggaaggctggggagggactactgacaaggcctTGTAGTCACAGGAGatggaggaatgggtttaaactggcaa
This genomic window from Pogoniulus pusillus isolate bPogPus1 chromosome 19, bPogPus1.pri, whole genome shotgun sequence contains:
- the LOC135183788 gene encoding fibronectin type-III domain-containing protein 3a-like isoform X1 — its product is MQEHLKKRLKDRQASGHTNNKLNSPPSSPHKVVNSSSATVQNGNGKGQQGAGGPLKQKQVGKTKGSADAEMGDPDIESKKCDIHLSIGKPVVSDIQARSAVLSWNLPVSSQNGESHSHSPAAFTFEVAISNSGKNGKFKSVYVGEELTITLPDLRPATDYHARVSATSSSIKESISELVSFTTESCEPDSPAAPKLINRTKNSLSLQWKSSNDNGSKITNFLLEWDEGKNGPFKECYYGHLKQYKLTKLSPSTKYSLRLAAKNDIGMSGFSEMVTYYTAGIVPPAPSPPVLIEAGVTWLSLKWSPPSGVSTEDSLTYSLDMEEEGSGYGFQPQYNGDELSCTLRNLRRSTSYKFRLFAYNSEGKSSPSEVVEHSTHPDKPGPPSKPAVKGKIHAHSVKVTWEPPKDNGGSDITKYFLELSDTSVGGKWEPVYSGSQREHVCDHLKPGTSYRLRVYCVSKGGESQASDVSTVTTSAVPPGPCRPPCLLGKTKPKEITLQWGPPAADGGADITEYILEMASSEQEERRQVYQGLAAEHVVNNLLPGRTYCFWIRAANKVGFGPHSDKAEVSTAPGPPDQCCKPLITCKSATCAVVSWESPACNGADISEYRVDWGQVEGSMHIIYTGPGHSYEVKGLTPATTYYCRVQAVNAAGAGLFGETGVVTTPAAVPAAVSVLQLLEEDQVEIPFPLSTCLAIQWEEPSCHGSEITGYNIEYGEKQLVAVGRSTSHVLENLLPDTLYRIRIQATNSLGAGPFSHSIKAKTKPLPPDPPHLECVVFSYQSLKLKWGEGPNRALITNPTQFNLQMEDRFGRFVTVYNGACHTYKVQRLSESTTYYFRIQAYNDAGEGAFSEVYAFTTTKSPPASLKAPKATQLEENTYEITWEPLQPMKGDSIVYILQLAAGREFDQVYKGPETSFRLPTLQTNCEYRVRVCAGRQAQDSAGAQELYGPYSPSTVFSSQRQELAPPCADPTAELAESKQTLREERLIAVVLLCGFAVVAILFAVVIQYFVIK